In Chitinophagales bacterium, the genomic stretch AAAATCCGGGATAAGGAATGTTTCGGTACCGGATGATACGTATGCGCTGCCAGGTTTTGGGTTAAGGTGTGTAATTTCAGTAATTACTTTTTTAAAAATCACATCATCTACATCCAGTTGTTTTTGTAATTTCTCATAGTGTTTTTTTACGAACTCCTCAAAGTGCTCCTGAATTATTTTAATTGCCAGCGGTGTAGTTTCCTGGTCTTTTTTTCGTTCGAGCTGTAACAACAAGCACTCTCTCAGATCGCGGGCACCTGTACCCGGAGGATCAAATTGCTGGATAATTTTAAGCACTGAACTCAGTTCCTCTTCTGTAGCAGTTACATTTTGTGAAAATGCAAGATCATCTACCATTGCATCGAGCGGCCTTCTTAAATATCCGTCTTCATCAATGCTGCCAATAAGATACTCACCCAAATGATAAAAGTGATCGTCAAGATCTTCCATCCCCAATTGTTCTTCCAGGTATTCATGGTAGCTCCTTGAAACAGGCACAGGTAATACCCGCTTATCGTCCTGCTCCGGATAATTTTCATCCCGCATCTTATATTCTGCCACTTCATCCTCGTCCATATAGTCGGCGAGATCAACATCATTATCAGCAGAAAAATCATCTTCATCATTTGACTCTATATCTTCTATTTCTTTTTCATCGGCAGCTACTTCTTTTTCATCTTCTGTTTTTTCTGCTTCGGTTTTTTCTTTCGCACTTTCATTTTCTGCTGCTGTTTCTTCCTCATTTATAACTGTAGCTTCTTCTTCCTCCTCATCTCCTGTAAGCCCCTCTTCCAGGGCAGGATTAGCCTCCAGCTCGTCCTTAATTCG encodes the following:
- the rpoN gene encoding RNA polymerase factor sigma-54; its protein translation is MLKQGQFQKMLQKLSPQQIQLIKLLQVPADALQERIKDELEANPALEEGLTGDEEEEEATVINEEETAAENESAKEKTEAEKTEDEKEVAADEKEIEDIESNDEDDFSADNDVDLADYMDEDEVAEYKMRDENYPEQDDKRVLPVPVSRSYHEYLEEQLGMEDLDDHFYHLGEYLIGSIDEDGYLRRPLDAMVDDLAFSQNVTATEEELSSVLKIIQQFDPPGTGARDLRECLLLQLERKKDQETTPLAIKIIQEHFEEFVKKHYEKLQKQLDVDDVIFKKVITEITHLNPKPGSAYVSSGTETFLIPDFFITNNEGKLELSLNNLNLPELRISTQFRDMLRDYQKGQKKDKQQREAVMFIKQKIDSAKWFIDAIRQRYQTLFLTMNAIMEYQHDYLMTGDETQLKPMILKDIAERTGLDISTISRVANSKFVQTEWGTLKLKSFFSESLSTDSGEEVSTREVKKILTDLIEMENKKKPLSDEKLTDLLKEKGYNIARRTVAKYREQLEIPVARLRKEL